A window of the Bdellovibrio sp. ZAP7 genome harbors these coding sequences:
- the smpB gene encoding SsrA-binding protein SmpB has protein sequence MSEKILIIQENKKARFDYTIVETFEAGLMLMGSEVKSLRAKDVQLKDSYITFRGNEAFLQNAHIAEYKASSYNNHVPERLRKLLMNRKELDEIAGALAEKGYSCVPLKIYFKNGRAKLEIALVKGKKTHDKRESIKKRDVESQLRQSVRRER, from the coding sequence ATGAGCGAAAAAATTCTGATTATTCAGGAAAACAAAAAAGCACGCTTCGATTATACGATCGTAGAAACGTTCGAGGCGGGTCTTATGCTTATGGGAAGCGAAGTGAAATCCCTGCGCGCGAAAGACGTGCAGCTTAAGGATTCCTATATCACTTTCCGTGGCAACGAAGCTTTCCTGCAGAATGCGCATATCGCTGAATACAAAGCTTCCAGCTACAATAACCACGTTCCAGAACGCCTGCGTAAGCTTTTGATGAATCGTAAAGAGCTTGATGAAATCGCAGGAGCTTTGGCCGAAAAAGGTTATTCCTGTGTACCTTTGAAAATCTATTTCAAAAACGGCCGCGCGAAACTAGAGATCGCTCTTGTTAAGGGTAAAAAAACCCACGACAAGCGTGAATCCATCAAAAAACGCGACGTCGAAAGCCAACTCCGCCAATCCGTACGCCGCGAAAGGTAA
- the rsmA gene encoding 16S rRNA (adenine(1518)-N(6)/adenine(1519)-N(6))-dimethyltransferase RsmA, whose product MSYARERLKKAQEQLGIEAKKSLGQNFLVSDTVINRIIDQVKAFQPEVMVEVGPGPGALTDLLLEMNVPMQVIELDREIAAYWRSKGLTVHEQDALRMDWSQFFSDKKLVFVSNLPYQISSSIVIERSMEDHGVAHMVLMFQKEVAQRIKAPARDDHYGLLSVIAQTFWNIHIVSEAGPGDFAPPPKVASRVLGFTRITSDVKNHKSFLTFVKMAFAQRRKLLKKNLAGILGQRNVTQEQLIEWIKELGFPETARAEELSPAQFVKLYHKFGFE is encoded by the coding sequence CGTTTAAAAAAAGCCCAGGAACAACTGGGTATCGAAGCCAAAAAATCTCTTGGTCAAAATTTTCTTGTCAGTGATACGGTCATCAATCGCATCATCGATCAGGTGAAAGCCTTTCAACCGGAAGTCATGGTTGAGGTGGGACCTGGTCCCGGTGCCTTGACGGATCTGCTTTTGGAAATGAATGTTCCGATGCAGGTGATTGAGCTCGATCGCGAGATCGCGGCTTACTGGCGCAGTAAAGGTCTCACGGTTCATGAACAAGATGCTTTACGCATGGATTGGTCACAGTTTTTCAGTGACAAGAAATTGGTTTTCGTCAGCAACCTGCCATATCAGATTTCTTCCAGCATCGTGATCGAACGCTCCATGGAAGATCACGGTGTGGCCCACATGGTGTTGATGTTCCAAAAAGAAGTCGCCCAAAGAATCAAAGCACCGGCACGCGATGATCATTATGGTCTGTTAAGTGTGATTGCACAGACCTTTTGGAACATACATATTGTTTCCGAAGCCGGCCCTGGAGATTTTGCTCCTCCTCCGAAAGTGGCCAGCCGCGTTCTGGGTTTCACCCGCATTACAAGTGACGTTAAAAACCATAAATCTTTCCTGACCTTCGTTAAGATGGCCTTTGCCCAGCGACGCAAGCTTTTGAAGAAAAATTTGGCTGGTATTTTGGGTCAAAGAAATGTAACTCAAGAACAACTGATAGAGTGGATCAAGGAATTGGGGTTCCCTGAAACAGCGCGCGCCGAGGAATTAAGTCCCGCGCAGTTCGTTAAGCTTTATCACAAGTTTGGATTTGAGTAA